A single window of Mycolicibacterium madagascariense DNA harbors:
- a CDS encoding NAD(P)/FAD-dependent oxidoreductase: MPVVQRDVLSGRSVAVVGSGVAGLVAAYVLSARNRVTLYEADDRLGGHAHTHVLDRGDGRVVAVDSAFLVHNDRTYPTLCRLFAELGIATLETDMSMSVRDDRIGLEYAGARGIGGLFPAPTNLVRPRYLRMLLDVKRFHREATRLLDGQDDDETLDAFLARLAFSPYFVEHFMTPLVAAVWSCAPADALAYPARYLFVFLRHHGMLSVFGSPTWRTVAGGSATYVHAIAQRIDEIAVATPVRAVRRTSDGVEVTAAAATPRHFDAAVVATHPDQALQMLTEPTAAQRAVLGAITYSTNHAQLHTDESVLPRRTRARASWNYLAAPDADGVVVTYDVSRLMRLPGPERFLVTLGGRDRVDPASVIAEMTYQHPLYTRASVAAQRLLPTIDDDRLAFAGAYHGWGFHEDGAASGVRAAQRLGAAWTAASRQAQVSC; the protein is encoded by the coding sequence ATGCCTGTCGTGCAACGTGATGTGCTCAGCGGACGGTCCGTCGCCGTCGTCGGCAGTGGCGTTGCGGGCCTGGTGGCGGCCTACGTCCTGTCGGCCCGAAACCGGGTGACGCTCTACGAGGCCGACGACCGGCTCGGCGGCCACGCCCACACCCACGTCCTCGACCGCGGCGACGGCCGCGTCGTCGCCGTCGACTCCGCGTTCCTGGTGCACAACGACCGGACCTATCCGACGCTGTGCCGGCTGTTCGCCGAGCTGGGCATCGCCACCCTCGAGACGGACATGTCGATGTCCGTCCGCGACGACCGAATCGGCCTCGAGTACGCCGGCGCCAGGGGCATCGGCGGACTGTTCCCCGCGCCGACCAACCTCGTGCGTCCGCGCTATCTGCGAATGCTGTTGGACGTCAAGCGGTTTCACCGTGAGGCGACGCGACTGCTCGACGGCCAGGACGACGACGAGACACTCGACGCCTTCCTGGCGCGGCTCGCCTTCTCGCCGTACTTCGTGGAGCACTTCATGACCCCGCTCGTCGCCGCCGTGTGGTCGTGCGCCCCCGCCGACGCGCTGGCCTACCCCGCGCGGTACCTGTTCGTCTTCCTTCGACACCACGGCATGCTGTCGGTGTTCGGTTCGCCGACGTGGCGGACGGTGGCGGGCGGATCGGCGACCTACGTCCACGCCATCGCGCAGCGGATCGACGAGATCGCGGTGGCGACGCCGGTGCGCGCCGTGCGGCGGACGTCCGACGGCGTGGAGGTCACCGCCGCCGCCGCCACCCCGAGGCACTTCGACGCCGCCGTCGTCGCGACCCATCCCGATCAGGCGCTGCAGATGCTCACCGAGCCGACCGCCGCCCAGCGGGCCGTCCTCGGCGCCATCACCTACTCCACCAACCACGCTCAGCTCCACACCGACGAGTCGGTGCTGCCGCGACGGACTCGCGCCCGCGCGTCCTGGAACTACCTGGCGGCACCGGATGCCGACGGGGTCGTGGTGACCTACGACGTCAGCCGGCTGATGCGATTGCCGGGGCCCGAGCGCTTCCTGGTCACCCTCGGTGGCCGCGACCGCGTCGACCCCGCCTCGGTCATCGCCGAGATGACCTACCAACACCCGCTCTACACCCGCGCGTCCGTGGCCGCCCAACGGCTCTTGCCGACCATCGACGACGACCGGCTCGCCTTCGCCGGCGCCTATCACGGCTGGGGTTTCCACGAGGACGGTGCCGCGTCGGGCGTGCGCGCCGCGCAACGGCTCGGTGCGGCGTGGACCGCCGCTTCCCGTCAGGCGCAGGTGTCATGCTGA